GTCGAAGAAATTCACGGTCGACACGGTCACGCCGGCTTTTTTCAGGCCTTCGACCAGAATACCGGTCAGGCGGTGGACGCGCTGGGCGATGGTCTGCAAGCCTTGCGGGCCGTGATAGACGGCGTACATGCCGGCCATGTTGGCGAGCAGCACCTGCGAGGTACAGATGTTGGAGTTGGCCTTTTCGCGGCGGATGTGCTGTTCGCGCGTCTGCAGCGTCATGCGGTAGGCGGTCTTGCCGCGCGCATCTTTGGAGACGCCGATGATGCGGCCCGGCATCGAGCGGACGTTGGCTTCGCGGGTGGCGAAGAAGGCGGCGTGCGGGCCGCCGAAGCCCATCGGGATGCCGAAGCGCTGGCTGGAACCGAGGGCGATGTCGGCGCCCATCGCGCCCGGCGATTTGAGCAGCACCAGCGCCATCAGGTCGGTGGCGACGGCGACACAGGCGCCCTTGGCCTTGAGGCTGGCGATCACGTCGGTGAGGTCGCGCACTTCGCCGTTGTCGCCCGGGTATTGCAGCAGGGCGCCGAAGAATTCTTGATCTTTTTGCGCGTCGACCGTGTCGATCACCAGCTCGAAGCCGAAATAGCCGGCGCGGGTCTTGACCACGTCGATGGTCTGCGGGAAGCAGTTGGCGTCGACCAGGAAGCGGTTGGACTTGGACTTGGAGGCGCGGCGGGCCATGGTCATCGCTTCGGCGGCGGCGGTGGCTTCGTCGAGCAGCGAGGCGTTGGCGATTTCCAGACCGGTCAGGTCGACCACCATCTGCTGGAAGTTCATCAGCGCTTCCAGGCGGCCCTGGGCGATTTCGGCCTGGTAGGGCGTGTAGGCGGTGTACCAGCCGGGGTTTTCCATGACGTTGCGCAGGATGACCTTGGGCGTCAGCGTGTCGTAATAGCCCATGCCGATGCAGGAACGGGCGATCACGTTCTTGCTGGCGATGGCCTTCAGTTCGGCCAGCGCTTCGTGCTCGCGCTTGGGGGCGGGCAGCGGCAGGTCGGCCGGCAGGCGGATGGCCGCCGGGACGGTCTGGTCGATCAGCTGTTCGATGCTCTCGGCGCCGATGGCGGCCAGCATCTCGGTGGCTTCGGCAGCGCAGGGGCCGATGTGGCGGTGAATGAATTCGTCGTGCTGTTCCAGCGCGGCAAGCGGCAGGGTCGAGGAAGGCGTGCTCATGGAAATTCGGTCTCGCAAGGTGGGGCGGTAAAGGTCTGGCTAAACGGCGGGCCGGCGCGGGGGCTCAGTCTGTTTGCTGTGGTCGCGGCCTGCGCGGCGGTGTTGGCGCCGGTTCGGGCCAGCCAGCGGCGGCCGGGCAGCAGGCGCGGCCTGCCGTGGCCGGAAAAATCCCGGTGTATCGGTGATGTTCACGGTCCGCCGGGACTTTTGGCAAAAATGCAGGCAAAAACGCGGGCGAAAGCGCCGGTAAAAGCCTGGGTTTAGGCGGCGTCGGCGACAGCCTGGTAGCCGGCGGCGTCGAGCAGGGCGTCGACGTCGGCCAGGTTGTCCGGCTTCAGCTTGAACAGCCAGGCGGCGTAGGCGTCGGCATTGACCGCTTCCGGCGCGTCGGCGGCGGCCTGGTTTACTTCGGTGACGGTGCCGGCAATCGGGGCGTACACGTCGGCAGCGGCCTTGACCGATTCAACGACGGCGATTTCCTTTTCGGCGGCGTAATGCGCGCCGACTTCCGGCAGTTCGACAAAGACCAGATCGCCCAGCGCTTCTTGCGCGTGGTCGGTGATGCCGATGGTGACGGTGCCGTCGTCATTGACGAGAACCCACTCGTGCGAAGCGGCGTACTTGAGGTTGGACGGGACGTTGGACATGGTTTTCTCCTGAATGGGTGAGATTTTGTGCAAGCCTTGCGAGCTTATTGAACCGCTTTGCCGTTGCGGGCAAAGACCGGCTTGGTGACCTTGGCCTTGAGCAGTTTGCCACGGATATCGACGCTGACTTCGTCGCCGATCTGCACGCCGAGCGGCAGGCGGGCCAGCGCAATCGACTGTTGCAGCGTCGGCGAGAACGAGCCGGAGGTGATTTCGCCGTCGCCCTGGGCGGTGACCACCTTCTGGTGGCCGCGCAGCACGCCCTTGTCGAGCAGGATCAGGCCGAGGAACTGCTGTTTCTGGCCATTTGCGGTCAACGCCGCTTTACCGACAAATTCGCGGGCGTCTTTCATCGCGACGGTCCAGGCCAGACCGGCGTCGAGCGGCGAAACCGTCTCGTCCATGTCCTGGCCGTAGAGATTCATCCCGGCCTCCAGGCGCAGGGTGTCGCGGGCGCCGAGACCGCAGGGGGCGACGCCGGCATCCTTCAGCGCATTCCACAGGCCTTCGGCCTCAGCGGCCGGGAGCATGATTTCGTAGCCGTCTTCGCCGGTGTAGCCGGTGCTGGCGATGAAGTACTGGTCGACTTCGGCGGCGAAGAAGGCCTTCAGCCCTTCGGTCGCGGCCTTGGCCTGCGGCAGCACCTGCCAGACCTTGGCGCGGGCGTTCGGGCCTTGCACGGCGATGATGCCGAGATTGTTTTCACCGTCGCGGCGCTGGCTGATGCTGACATCCAGCTTCCACTCGGCGGCCTTGGCCTGCATCCAGGCCAGATCCTTCTCGGCGGTGCCGGCATTGACCACGATGCGGAACTTCGTGTCAGTCAGGAAATAGATGATCAGGTCGTCGATCACGCCGCCGGCGTCGTTGAGCATGGCCGAGTAGAGCGCCTTGCCGGAGACGGTCAGCTTGGCGACGTCGTTGGCGACCAGGCGCGAGAGGAAGGCGCGGCAGTCGGCGCCGACCAGATCGACCGGGCACATGTGCGAGACGTCGAACATCCCGCAATCATTACGCACGGCGTGGTGTTCCTCGATCTGCGAGCCGTAATTGACCGGCATGTCCCAGCCGCCAAAATCGACCATCCGGGCATTGAGCGCGCGGTGCGCGGCGTTGAGAACCGTTTTCTTCAGCATATCCATCCTTTCGCGGCCTGAAAAAGCCATTTGGGAAACGAAAAAAGGGGTGAAACGGAAACATCCGGAGCAAGCCGGATCTTTTCGTTTCACCCCTCTGTCCTCGATACCTGAGAGATTTGCCCCATCGGTGGGCGCTGTTGACGCCGCTCTCCAGAGTTTTACCGGCATGCCGGCAGTTGTGCGGTCCTTTTGCCTGAGCGTTTTCGGGTGAAATTGCGCCTTCGGCGGCGGTTGACCGTGGCGGTCTCCGCGCTCTCCCACAGAACGGGGCGCACTATAGCGGCAAAGCCGGGGGAGGGCAACCGCCCGCGCAGGCGGAGCTTGCCCGAGCACAATGGCCAGTGGCGGGCAGGGAAAAAACAGCGACTTTCACGGTCGACCGTGGCTGTCGGCCAAATTTTGCCAAAGTGATGGCCCGGCTGACGTGCGCTGTCCTGCGCACGCATTTGTAATAGACTGGCGGCATTGTAAAGAGCGGGTGGCCGGTTTCGTGGCCCCCGGAACAGAGGAGTGATCATGCAAGCGACAGCGTTGTCTCCGTGCATCATTACCGACAAGGTTGCGGCATCCCGCGATTTTTATCTGCGCCACTTTGCCGCCCGGGTCACCTTCGATTGCGGCTGGTACGTCAATCTACAGTTCGGTTCCGGCGCCTCGTTGCAGTTCATGGCGCCGCAGCCGGAGCAGCCGCCATGCAACCCGGCCGGGTTGACCTACAACTTCTGCGTTGCCGATGTCGATGCCGAATTCGCTGCCTTGATGGCCTCGGGCCTGACGCCGGTGGTACCACTCGAAGATCACCCCTGGGGTGACCGCGGTTTTGCCGTGCAGGACCCGAATGGGGTGGTTCTCTACATCTATTCCGAGCGCGAGCCGGCGGCGGAATTCAAACCCTATTTCCGCGACTGAGTGCAGCGTTTGCGGCATGGTTTACGGTCACTGGCCCGTATGCCGTTTTCCCCTTGGGGAGCGTTGGTGGCGGCGGGCTAGGCGATGTCGAAGAGACGCTCGAAGTTGGCGATCTTGAGGATGCCTTTGACCTTGGGGGGGCTGTTGATGATCCTGATTTTGCGCGGCAGCTTTTCAGCCGCAGCCCGCAAAGTCAGCAGCAATCCCAGCGCCGAACTGTCGATGTAGTCGAGTCCGGCGAAGTCGAGCGTTACTTCGGCGATCTGCTCGTTCAGCAAACCCTGAAATGACTTCCTGAATTCGCCGTGGGCCAGGAAAGTAAAGTGACCGGCGATCCGGATGGTCAGTTGGTGATTGCTGACCTGGCTGGAAATGTCGATTTTCATGGTGAGGGGGGAGTGGGTTATTCCAGGTCGGGAAAGATTTTTCTGACTGCAGCGAGCAGGGTGTCAATCCGGAATGGCTTGATAACGTAGCCATTCACCCCGAGGGCCAGTAATTCCTTGACCAGTTGGGGGTCGCCCTCGGCTGTGACCATGATGATGGGAATGTCCTTATGCCTGGCCCGGATTGCGGTGACCAGTTCGCTACCATTCATGCGCGGCATGTTCCAGTCACAGAGGACCAGATCGAAGCGTTTTTTTGCCAGCCAGTCGAGTGCGACCCGGCCTTCGCTGGCGCCCATGACTTCAAAGCCGTGGTTTTTCAGAGTCAGCATCAAAATGTGGCGAATGACGTTCAGGTCGTCAACGATCAGGGCGCGCAGTGGCCGCTGTTTCATCTGTTCGCACTCATGGCTGTTCGGGCGCCTGTGGGGCCGATGGAAGGAGCTCGGGTTTGACTTCGATTCCCAGCATGGAAAAGACCGCGCGCGCCGTGCTGACAAAATCGCGCATGGTTTCGGTAATGAACTCCTGCTTGAATTCGGCCTCGCAGGCGGCAGAAATGATCAGCGAACCGTCGCTCTCCTTGAGTACCCAGCCACGATCGATCAGCAGCCGAATCTTGCGCCGGGCGGTTTCCTGCGGGATGCCGAGGTACTGGGCGATCGAGTAGGTGTTGCACTTTCGCAGCAACTGGCTGCGGCTGCCCCCCTTCGTGGTGCATCTCCAAAGGGTGGATTACTCATTTTGGGGGTGGCTGAATGTGCTGCCGCTGGCCCCCGGTATTTGCGCCATTCGTCGCGGCTGCCGGCTGCCGGGGATGCCCGGACCTTCGTGATAAAATAAACCTTTGCCCTGCCGTGATTTTTCCGTGACGCCTGCCAATTTCGATTTCCATTGTCATTCGACCGCTTCCGACGGTTTGCTGCCGCCGGGCGAGGTGGCGCGTCGGGCGGCGGCCAATGGCGTCGATTGCTGGGCGCTGACCGATCATGACACGCTGGGCGGGCTTGCCGAGGCGGCGACTGCCGCTGCCGATTGCGGGCTGGCCTTTGTGCCGGGGGTGGAAATTTCGATTGAGTGGCGGACCACGCCGATTCATATCGTCGGTGTCGGCTTCGATCCGGCGCATCCGGATTTGTCCGGCGGACTGGAGGCTTTGCGCCTCGGGCGGGTCGAGCGGGCGCGGCGGATGGGCGAAGCCCTGGCGGCAATCGGTATCCCCGGCGTCTACGAAGGGGCACTGCGCTATGCCACCAATCCGGACCTGATTTCGCGTGCACATTTTGCCCGCTACCTGGTTTCGATCGGCATCGCCAAGGATGTTGGCGGTGTGTTCCAGTATTACCTGACGCCGGGCAAGCCGGGCTATGTCGATCATCGCTGGGCGACGCTGGAGGAGGCGGTGGGCTGGATTACAGCAGCCGGCGGCGTGGCGGTGGTGGCGCATCCGGGGCGCTACAAACTGTCCGGAGGCGACATGCGGCGCTTGCTCGATGACTTCAAGGCGCTTGGCGGGCAGGGGATCGAAGTGGTCAGCGGCAGTCACTCGCCTGACCATGTGCTGCATTTTGCCCGGTTGGCCCGGCACTACGCTTTCCACGCATCGCGCGGATCGGACTTTCATGGGCCGGAAGAAAGTTATGTCGACCTTGGTCGCGTCGCTCAATTGCCGCTTGATCTGAAGCCGGTCTGGCGCTTGTTCCGCTAGCTGCAGTACCGGTTGCTGTGTCGCATTTGTCGATCTCCGTATAAGCTTCTGGGTTTTCCTCTTTTACCTATTCCCGTTCAATGGCCCGCGTCGTCAATATCCATCCTGAAAATCCGCAGCCGCGCCTGCTGGTGCAAGCCGTCGAATTCATTCGCAACGGCGCGATCGTCGCCTTGCCGACCGACTCCTGCTATGCGCTCGGCTGCCATCTCGGCGACAAGGATGCACTCGACCGGATTCGCCTGATCCGCCAGATCGACGACCGTCACCATCTGACGCTGATGTGCCGCGATCTTTCCGAAATCGCCAACTATGCCCGCGTCGATAACGTCCAGTATCGGCTGCTGAAGGCGACGACGCCGGGTTCCTACGTGTTTATCCTTGAAGGCTCCAAGGAATTGCCGCGCCGGGTGATGCATCCCAAGCGCAAGACCATCGGCCTGCGCATCCCCGATCATCCGGTGGCGCTGGCCTTGCTTGCCGAATTGGGGGAGCCGCTGCTGACCTGTACCTTGCATTTGCCGGGCGACGAGGCGCCGCTGACCGAAGGTTGGGAAATTCAGGATCGCCTGGAGGATCAGATCGACTGGATTCTCGATGCCGGACACTGCGGCACCGAGCCGACTACGGTGATCGACCTGAGCAGCGGTACCGCCGAGCTGGTGCGGGCCGGGCGCGGGCCGTTGGCGCCGTTCGGACTGGAGTAATTTGCAATGGACTTCGATGCGCTGATCCAGATGATTGCAGTTGCCGCGTTGCCGGTGATTTTTGCAATCACCCTGCACGAAGCGGCGCATGGCTACGCGGCACGCCATTTTGGCGATCCGACAGCCTGGCAGCTGGGGCGGATCAGCCTCAATCCGCTGCGCCATATTGATCCGCTTGGCACCATTGTCCTGCCCCTGGCGATCCTGCTGTTTTCCGGCGGGTCCTTCCTGTTCGGCTACGCCAAGCCGGTGCCGGTCGACTTTGGTCGCCTGCGCCAGCCCAAGCGCGACATGCTGTGGGTTGCGGCAGCCGGGCCACTGGCCAACCTGTTCATGGCGCTGTGCTGGGCTGCCTTGCTCAAGCTGGCCTGGGTCATGCCGGAGCACGCATTTACCTTGCCGCTGACCGAGATGAGCAAGATCGGGATCGTCACCAATTGCGTTCTCATGGTCCTCAACCTGCTGCCGCTGCCGCCACTTGACGGCGGGCGGATTGCGGTCAGCCTGCTGCCGCATGCGCTGGCCTGGCGTTTTGCCCAGTTGGAGCGCTGGGGCTTTCCGATCCTGTTACTGTTGT
This genomic window from Dechloromonas sp. ZY10 contains:
- the gcvT gene encoding glycine cleavage system aminomethyltransferase GcvT gives rise to the protein MLKKTVLNAAHRALNARMVDFGGWDMPVNYGSQIEEHHAVRNDCGMFDVSHMCPVDLVGADCRAFLSRLVANDVAKLTVSGKALYSAMLNDAGGVIDDLIIYFLTDTKFRIVVNAGTAEKDLAWMQAKAAEWKLDVSISQRRDGENNLGIIAVQGPNARAKVWQVLPQAKAATEGLKAFFAAEVDQYFIASTGYTGEDGYEIMLPAAEAEGLWNALKDAGVAPCGLGARDTLRLEAGMNLYGQDMDETVSPLDAGLAWTVAMKDAREFVGKAALTANGQKQQFLGLILLDKGVLRGHQKVVTAQGDGEITSGSFSPTLQQSIALARLPLGVQIGDEVSVDIRGKLLKAKVTKPVFARNGKAVQ
- a CDS encoding site-2 protease family protein, yielding MDFDALIQMIAVAALPVIFAITLHEAAHGYAARHFGDPTAWQLGRISLNPLRHIDPLGTIVLPLAILLFSGGSFLFGYAKPVPVDFGRLRQPKRDMLWVAAAGPLANLFMALCWAALLKLAWVMPEHAFTLPLTEMSKIGIVTNCVLMVLNLLPLPPLDGGRIAVSLLPHALAWRFAQLERWGFPILLLLLFTDILGAIMNPLVRFAARGIESLFGLY
- a CDS encoding VOC family protein codes for the protein MQATALSPCIITDKVAASRDFYLRHFAARVTFDCGWYVNLQFGSGASLQFMAPQPEQPPCNPAGLTYNFCVADVDAEFAALMASGLTPVVPLEDHPWGDRGFAVQDPNGVVLYIYSEREPAAEFKPYFRD
- the gcvH gene encoding glycine cleavage system protein GcvH; its protein translation is MSNVPSNLKYAASHEWVLVNDDGTVTIGITDHAQEALGDLVFVELPEVGAHYAAEKEIAVVESVKAAADVYAPIAGTVTEVNQAAADAPEAVNADAYAAWLFKLKPDNLADVDALLDAAGYQAVADAA
- a CDS encoding 3',5'-nucleoside bisphosphate phosphatase, coding for MTPANFDFHCHSTASDGLLPPGEVARRAAANGVDCWALTDHDTLGGLAEAATAAADCGLAFVPGVEISIEWRTTPIHIVGVGFDPAHPDLSGGLEALRLGRVERARRMGEALAAIGIPGVYEGALRYATNPDLISRAHFARYLVSIGIAKDVGGVFQYYLTPGKPGYVDHRWATLEEAVGWITAAGGVAVVAHPGRYKLSGGDMRRLLDDFKALGGQGIEVVSGSHSPDHVLHFARLARHYAFHASRGSDFHGPEESYVDLGRVAQLPLDLKPVWRLFR
- a CDS encoding L-threonylcarbamoyladenylate synthase, which encodes MARVVNIHPENPQPRLLVQAVEFIRNGAIVALPTDSCYALGCHLGDKDALDRIRLIRQIDDRHHLTLMCRDLSEIANYARVDNVQYRLLKATTPGSYVFILEGSKELPRRVMHPKRKTIGLRIPDHPVALALLAELGEPLLTCTLHLPGDEAPLTEGWEIQDRLEDQIDWILDAGHCGTEPTTVIDLSSGTAELVRAGRGPLAPFGLE
- a CDS encoding STAS domain-containing protein; this encodes MKIDISSQVSNHQLTIRIAGHFTFLAHGEFRKSFQGLLNEQIAEVTLDFAGLDYIDSSALGLLLTLRAAAEKLPRKIRIINSPPKVKGILKIANFERLFDIA
- a CDS encoding response regulator, coding for MKQRPLRALIVDDLNVIRHILMLTLKNHGFEVMGASEGRVALDWLAKKRFDLVLCDWNMPRMNGSELVTAIRARHKDIPIIMVTAEGDPQLVKELLALGVNGYVIKPFRIDTLLAAVRKIFPDLE